CCTCCAGCTGGCCCATCTTGACCAGGGCGGCCGTCATGCCCATGTACGCACAGGCGGCAGCTCCAATCCTGTAGCTGTGGGCTGTGAGAGCGGGGAGGCTGGCGTCAGGCACGCACGCGGGCGGCTCACTCATGCCCACCCGGGGCGCCGGCAGTGACCGCGAGAGGACAGCCCCCACTTCAAGCTCGGGTGGCCGGGATGAGCCCCCAGGCCCCGTGCCTTTGAAGACGGgcgtggaaactgaggcagggaggagggaggagggaggcagcagTCCAGGCTGCTGGGTCCGGGGGCGGGAGGGGACGGATGGCGTGTTGGTCGGCCTCAGCTAGTGTCCTGGCTGAGCCTGCCCTGCGGTCCGGGAAGCGGAGAACACAAGACGCCTGTGGCCTGAGAGCGGCCGCAGGAAGGGGGTCTGCCTGCTGGGCGCGGGGCTCACACCCCCATCGCAGGCTCAGGGGCGCTGGTCAAACCCAGACCCCAGCCAAGGTCTCGAAGTGAAGGTCAGGAGGGCGCGGGCCTTCTTCCTCAGcatcctccctctctgccctgctgGAACCGTCCACGGAGCACTCCCGGCCTGCTGGGCCCTAGGCCCAGCGGTTTATCTGAGTGTGGCCTCTGCCTGCCGcgcacccccgccccgcccaggcGAGAAGAGCCGTCTGCTTCCTAGTCCAGGCGGCTCCACTGTGCAAGGCTGGCCCGGGGCCCGGCCCGCCTCCCACTAGGGAGGCATCCGCTCCTGCTTCCCGGGTGCCCTCGGGCCACCTCATCCCCCCCGGAGCCTCAGTTCctgcatctgtaaagtggggtggTGAGAGCGGCTCccctgcagggccctgggtgCTGGGAGAGGGGCTGCAGCTCCAAGGCCAGCCCCACCTGCTCCGTGCGTGCGTGGGGGCCGGCGGGGGAGACAGGCGGCGACCTCGTGTTCTCTGACAAGACGCAGCAGACAGAGGAGAGACGCGGCAGACAGGAGAGAGATACGAAGCGAGGGCGGGCGGGGGCCAGGATCACACACCCTGGATCGTACGTGGGGGGTTGGAACAGCGAGAGGGACCGCCATGCTGACATCTGGGGGAAGGGTGttcaggcagagggcacagcgcATGCcgaggccctggggcaggaccgTGCCTGGTGTGCAGGGGGCACAGCAAGGAGGCCACGGGGCTGGAGCAGAGCGAGCGAGGCGgcgagggcagggagggggcgggAACAGTCCACGCGCGGGGCCTCGGGGGCCATGCCAAGTGTCACAGGCAGCCCCAGGAGGGCGGGAGGGTGTGGCGAGGTGGGCGCGGGTAGCTGCCTGAGCAGCAACAGCTGAAACCACTGCTACGCTAGCTGGCGGCCAAGGTTCAACGGTGCTGGGAGCTCTCAGGGCAACGGCCGGCTCTGCAGCTGGATGCACGTTCTTCCTGCCCGCTGCCCCCACCGGGCCCAGGCCCAGGAGacaagagagggaggaggggtggcAGAGGTCAGGGGCGCGGGCTCACTCACTGCGTGCTCCCAGGGCCAAGCCTCCGGCGCAGCCTCCGAGGAAGTAGTTGAGAGGGTCGTCAGGCTTCTCGCGGACCTGGGCGCTGATGCAGGAGGTGAGGCCGAATATGGCACCGATGGCAGCTGTAGGAGCGGAGGGGAGGGACGGGCCCTGAGTCTGAGTCAGGGGCCCAGACCAGCGCCGGGAGGGCCCGCgaaggagaagcccacgcgccgggCGGTCTCGCTCGCTCACCTGCGGTAAACGTGTACCGTCCTGTCCTCGCCACTCCCTCCAGGAAGGAGGCCGGGGTCTGGAGCGCCACGCTG
This genomic interval from Phocoena sinus isolate mPhoSin1 chromosome 3, mPhoSin1.pri, whole genome shotgun sequence contains the following:
- the NDUFA11 gene encoding NADH dehydrogenase [ubiquinone] 1 alpha subcomplex subunit 11; the encoded protein is MAKTLLHQYWDIPEGTECHHKTYATTSIGGATGLIASAYSVALQTPASFLEGVARTGRYTFTAAAIGAIFGLTSCISAQVREKPDDPLNYFLGGCAGGLALGARTHSYRIGAAACAYMGMTAALVKMGQLEGWKVFAEPKV